In the genome of Kitasatospora cineracea, one region contains:
- a CDS encoding ABC transporter substrate-binding protein, with translation MNRRSHVALAAAIAASLALGLGACSSSNSGGGGDQAGVTTQGNGIIGGTPVKGGTLTILSNQDFDQLDPARNWTMPVMDVGVRMLYRTLTTFKAAPGADGLKLEADLATDLGTPSDNARTWTFHLKDGLKYEDGTPIVADDIKYNVERSFSPELPGGPDYAVRYLNAPAGYQGPLGGQRLGPEAIEVPDAKTIVFHLKRPVAEFGYTVSLPTFSPVPKAKETGANYSNHPVSSGPYKIESYDRGKRMVLVRNTEWDAATDPVRKAYPDRIVVDQTLKGTGIADRLIADQGDDKNAVSYVDLTPAKISEVLTNPEVKSRLISESGGCTTMLEMNTTKAPFDNAQVRRAMQYAVDKESFTAAMGGPAFNEIATTYLPPALTSGAPVDHFMIKPAGDPDKAKQLLADAGLPNGFDTELVTSTGGKQQAEALQAALKRAGVNVTITTVDPTAVNSIVGDKDKQPGLTQLGWCPDYPSAATFLPMIYDGRLVKDKGNNGNMTRFNDPGVNAELDRIAAMDDLQKANAAWLDLDARIMDASPAVPLVWQKKPLLVGSNIAGAFGSPIWSGQIDYAVIGLKSVK, from the coding sequence ATGAACAGGCGTTCCCACGTCGCCCTCGCGGCGGCCATCGCGGCATCCCTCGCCCTCGGCCTCGGTGCGTGCAGCAGCAGCAACAGCGGAGGCGGCGGCGACCAGGCGGGCGTGACCACCCAGGGCAACGGCATCATCGGCGGGACGCCGGTGAAGGGCGGCACCCTCACCATCCTGTCGAACCAGGACTTCGACCAGCTCGACCCGGCCCGCAACTGGACCATGCCGGTCATGGACGTGGGCGTCCGGATGCTCTACCGCACCCTCACCACCTTCAAGGCCGCCCCCGGCGCCGACGGCCTCAAGCTCGAGGCCGACCTGGCCACCGATCTCGGCACCCCCAGCGACAACGCCAGGACCTGGACCTTCCACCTGAAGGACGGCCTCAAGTACGAGGACGGCACCCCGATCGTCGCCGACGACATCAAGTACAACGTCGAGCGCTCGTTCTCCCCCGAACTCCCCGGCGGCCCCGACTACGCGGTGCGCTACCTGAACGCCCCCGCCGGCTACCAGGGCCCGCTCGGCGGCCAGCGGCTGGGCCCGGAGGCGATCGAGGTCCCGGACGCGAAGACCATCGTCTTCCACCTCAAGCGCCCGGTCGCCGAGTTCGGCTACACCGTCTCGCTGCCGACCTTCTCGCCCGTCCCCAAGGCCAAGGAGACCGGCGCCAACTACTCCAACCACCCGGTCTCCTCCGGCCCGTACAAGATCGAGAGCTACGACCGCGGCAAGCGCATGGTGCTGGTCCGCAACACCGAGTGGGACGCCGCCACCGACCCGGTGCGCAAGGCGTACCCCGACAGGATCGTCGTCGACCAGACCCTCAAGGGCACCGGCATCGCCGACCGGCTGATCGCCGACCAGGGCGACGACAAGAACGCCGTCTCCTACGTCGACCTGACCCCCGCGAAGATCTCCGAGGTGCTCACCAACCCCGAGGTCAAGAGCCGCCTGATCAGCGAGAGCGGCGGCTGCACCACCATGCTCGAGATGAACACCACCAAGGCGCCGTTCGACAACGCCCAGGTGCGCCGGGCCATGCAGTACGCGGTCGACAAGGAGTCCTTCACCGCCGCGATGGGCGGCCCCGCATTCAACGAGATCGCCACCACCTACCTGCCGCCCGCCCTCACCAGCGGCGCCCCCGTCGACCACTTCATGATCAAGCCCGCCGGCGACCCCGACAAGGCCAAGCAGCTGCTCGCCGACGCCGGCCTCCCCAACGGCTTCGACACCGAACTGGTCACCTCCACCGGCGGCAAGCAGCAGGCCGAAGCCCTCCAGGCCGCCCTCAAGCGGGCCGGCGTCAACGTCACCATCACCACCGTCGACCCCACCGCCGTCAACTCCATCGTCGGCGACAAGGACAAGCAGCCCGGCCTCACCCAGCTCGGCTGGTGCCCCGACTACCCGTCGGCCGCCACCTTCCTGCCGATGATCTACGACGGCCGCCTGGTCAAGGACAAGGGCAACAACGGCAACATGACCCGGTTCAACGACCCCGGGGTCAACGCCGAACTCGACCGGATCGCCGCCATGGACGACCTGCAGAAGGCCAACGCCGCCTGGCTCGACCTGGACGCCAGGATCATGGACGCCTCGCCCGCCGTCCCGCTGGTCTGGCAGAAGAAGCCGCTGCTGGTCGGCTCCAACATCGCCGGCGCCTTCGGCTCGCCGATCTGGTCCGGCCAGATCGACTACGCGGTCATCGGCCTCAAGTCCGTCAAGTAG
- a CDS encoding aminopeptidase P family protein, whose product MTDQPALNTGSHDLPVTPALAAYMAGQWAATPLPAEERVPGYPYFPARRAKLAAAFPGERLLVPAGQLKVRSNDCDHRFRPHSAYAHLTGLTGEEQVGHVLVIEPDGEPVLHLRPRSDRAAGSAEFYRDRRYGEFWVGRRADLGEAARLTGLRTAHLDDLPKLLTGSTPTRVLSGVDPALDALTGRPSAAHTLADGQLASALAELRLIKDPWEVEQLQLSVDHTTAGFADVVRALPAALRHHRGERRLEGAFNARARAEGNGTGYETIVASGAHACVLHWIRNDGRLNPSDLLLLDAGVETDTLYTADITRTLPLSGTFTPAQRDLYDLVLAAQDAAIATLRPGASFRDFHRAGMRVIAEGLASWGLLPVSAEEALHEDSGLYRRYTLCGSGHMLGLDVHDCAKARAETYLDGVLEEGMVLTVEPGLYLQPDDLTLPAELRGIGIRIEDDLVITPDGARLMSAALPREAPALESWMATLLS is encoded by the coding sequence ATGACCGACCAGCCCGCCCTGAACACCGGCAGCCACGACCTCCCCGTCACCCCCGCCCTGGCCGCCTACATGGCCGGCCAGTGGGCCGCCACCCCGCTGCCCGCCGAGGAGCGCGTCCCCGGCTACCCGTACTTCCCGGCCCGCCGCGCCAAGCTCGCCGCCGCCTTCCCCGGCGAGCGGCTGCTCGTCCCCGCCGGGCAGTTGAAGGTCCGCAGCAACGACTGCGACCACCGCTTCCGCCCGCACAGCGCCTACGCCCACCTCACCGGTCTGACCGGCGAGGAGCAGGTCGGCCACGTCCTGGTGATCGAACCCGACGGCGAACCCGTCCTCCACCTGCGCCCCCGCTCCGACCGCGCCGCCGGCTCCGCCGAGTTCTACCGCGACCGCCGCTACGGCGAGTTCTGGGTCGGCCGCCGCGCCGACCTCGGCGAAGCCGCCCGCCTCACCGGCCTGCGCACCGCCCACCTCGACGACCTGCCCAAGCTCCTCACCGGCTCCACCCCCACCCGGGTGCTCTCCGGCGTCGACCCGGCGCTCGACGCCCTGACCGGCCGCCCGTCCGCCGCCCACACCCTGGCCGACGGCCAACTCGCCTCCGCGCTCGCCGAGTTGCGCCTGATCAAGGACCCCTGGGAGGTCGAACAGCTCCAGCTCTCCGTCGACCACACCACCGCCGGCTTCGCCGACGTCGTCCGCGCCCTGCCCGCCGCGCTCCGCCACCACCGCGGCGAACGCCGGCTCGAGGGCGCCTTCAACGCCCGCGCCCGCGCCGAGGGCAACGGCACCGGCTACGAGACCATCGTCGCCTCCGGCGCCCACGCCTGCGTCCTGCACTGGATCCGCAACGACGGCCGGCTGAACCCCTCCGACCTGCTGCTGCTCGACGCCGGCGTGGAGACCGACACCCTCTACACCGCCGACATCACCCGCACCCTCCCGCTCTCCGGCACCTTCACCCCCGCCCAACGCGACCTCTACGACCTCGTCCTGGCCGCCCAGGACGCCGCCATCGCCACCCTCCGCCCCGGCGCCTCCTTCCGCGACTTCCACCGGGCCGGCATGCGCGTCATCGCCGAGGGCCTCGCCTCCTGGGGCCTGCTCCCCGTCTCCGCCGAGGAAGCCCTGCACGAGGACTCCGGCCTCTACCGCCGCTACACCCTCTGCGGCAGCGGCCACATGCTCGGCCTCGACGTGCACGACTGCGCGAAGGCTCGCGCCGAGACCTACCTGGACGGCGTCCTGGAGGAAGGCATGGTCCTCACCGTCGAACCCGGCCTCTACCTCCAGCCCGACGACCTCACCCTCCCCGCCGAACTCCGCGGCATCGGCATCCGCATCGAGGACGACCTCGTCATCACCCCCGACGGCGCCCGCCTGATGTCCGCCGCCCTCCCCCGCGAAGCCCCCGCCCTCGAATCCTGGATGGCCACCCTGCTGAGCTGA
- a CDS encoding nitronate monooxygenase, with protein sequence MEFGWAVPLVAAPMAGGAGTPELVAAVGGAGGFGFLAAGYRSAVGMLQQIGALRELTGGPVGVNLFVPGPAAVPGPVAAYRERLLPEALQWGVELPVSIAPDRDDWDAKIEALLREPVEWVSYTFGLPEPAEAAAVRAAGIRQVGTVTSPEEARAATALGFDALTVQGPEAGGHRGTHRIEDRPGTLPLLELLAAVREVTPLPLIAAGGLGDGAAIAAALRAGAVAVQLGTAYLRTEESGASAAHRRALVELEGTTVTRAFTGRPARGLRNAFIDRHDGHAPAAYPEVHHLTQPLRAAAGRREDLAAMHLWAGTAHRKARAGRAADVTRELWQDALREG encoded by the coding sequence ATGGAGTTCGGCTGGGCGGTGCCGTTGGTGGCTGCGCCGATGGCGGGTGGGGCGGGGACGCCGGAGTTGGTGGCGGCGGTGGGTGGGGCCGGGGGGTTCGGGTTCCTGGCGGCGGGTTACCGGAGTGCGGTGGGGATGCTTCAACAGATCGGGGCGCTGCGGGAGTTGACGGGCGGTCCGGTCGGCGTGAACTTGTTCGTGCCGGGGCCGGCCGCGGTGCCGGGGCCGGTGGCGGCGTACCGGGAGCGGCTGCTGCCCGAGGCGTTGCAGTGGGGTGTGGAGCTGCCGGTCTCGATCGCGCCGGACCGGGACGACTGGGACGCCAAGATCGAGGCGCTGCTGCGGGAGCCGGTGGAGTGGGTGTCGTACACCTTCGGGCTGCCCGAGCCGGCCGAGGCGGCCGCCGTCCGGGCGGCGGGGATCCGGCAGGTGGGGACGGTCACGAGTCCGGAGGAGGCCCGGGCGGCGACCGCGCTGGGCTTCGACGCGCTCACCGTCCAGGGCCCGGAGGCGGGCGGGCACCGCGGTACGCACCGCATCGAGGACCGGCCGGGGACGCTGCCGCTGCTCGAACTGCTGGCCGCGGTGCGGGAGGTGACGCCGCTGCCGCTGATCGCCGCGGGCGGGCTCGGGGACGGGGCGGCGATCGCCGCGGCGCTCCGGGCCGGGGCGGTGGCCGTGCAGCTCGGCACCGCGTACCTGCGCACCGAGGAGTCGGGGGCGTCCGCCGCGCACCGCAGGGCCCTGGTCGAACTGGAGGGCACCACCGTCACCCGGGCCTTCACCGGGCGGCCGGCGCGCGGGCTGCGCAACGCGTTCATCGACCGGCACGACGGTCACGCGCCGGCGGCGTACCCGGAGGTGCACCACCTCACCCAGCCGCTCAGGGCTGCCGCGGGGCGCCGGGAGGACCTGGCGGCGATGCACCTGTGGGCGGGGACGGCCCACCGCAAGGCCCGGGCGGGCCGGGCGGCGGACGTGACGCGGGAGTTGTGGCAGGACGCGCTGCGCGAGGGGTGA
- a CDS encoding carboxymuconolactone decarboxylase family protein, protein MDARLNYFGNQLGAKFLKYINSAGHALGLSSLPAATQELVKIRASQINGCGFCTDMHTKDAAHAGETQLRLNLVAAWREATVFTEAERAALELTEQGTRIADAAGGVSDAAWAAAAEHYDEEQLTALVSLIALINTYNRINVIVRQPAGDYVPGQYA, encoded by the coding sequence GTGGACGCACGTCTCAACTACTTCGGCAACCAGCTCGGCGCGAAGTTCCTGAAGTACATCAACTCGGCCGGCCACGCCCTGGGCCTGTCCTCGCTGCCGGCGGCGACCCAGGAGCTGGTGAAGATCCGCGCCAGCCAGATCAACGGCTGCGGTTTCTGCACCGACATGCACACCAAGGACGCCGCGCACGCCGGGGAGACCCAGCTGCGGCTCAACCTGGTCGCCGCCTGGCGCGAGGCCACCGTCTTCACCGAGGCCGAGCGGGCCGCGCTGGAGCTCACCGAGCAGGGCACCCGGATCGCGGACGCCGCGGGCGGGGTCTCCGACGCGGCCTGGGCGGCGGCGGCCGAGCACTACGACGAGGAGCAGCTGACCGCCCTGGTCAGCCTGATCGCCCTGATCAACACGTACAACCGGATCAACGTGATCGTCCGCCAGCCCGCGGGCGACTACGTCCCCGGCCAGTACGCCTGA